One Marinifilum sp. JC120 DNA segment encodes these proteins:
- a CDS encoding site-specific integrase, whose product MSRKKSKFTGVYMRESKDRRFKGKPDVCFDITFKEGTRKVWQKVGWRSEGITAAYASKVRSEIVRNSRLGIDVSTPKSITFGQAFEEYKQNHLSTLKSGDRVIRLYKARVQNEFQNLQLKDISTIRLEKYKNKLLAEGLTPATATHCLAIFRSVFKKMVSWGKYKGLVPTDQISMPKKDNRRFRFLTKNEADELLTAIRIRSEDTYLMSLTSLHTGMRFGEVASLRAEHVSLKDGMIRIVDGKGESSRTVFMTTELRYQLSQKHIQLGKLIFPNRHGGIRPMVSKTFPRAVKALGLNQDRMDKRDHVVFHTLRHTFASWLVQNGTPLYTVGELLGHSSLEMTKRYSHLAPEVLKAAARSFDKIVENK is encoded by the coding sequence ATGTCTCGTAAGAAAAGTAAATTCACCGGCGTATACATGCGCGAGTCTAAAGACCGCAGATTTAAAGGTAAACCTGATGTCTGCTTTGACATAACCTTTAAGGAAGGCACACGCAAGGTCTGGCAAAAAGTGGGCTGGAGATCCGAGGGTATCACGGCAGCATACGCTTCAAAAGTTAGGTCTGAAATTGTACGAAACAGCCGACTCGGCATAGACGTATCAACGCCAAAATCAATCACATTTGGGCAGGCCTTTGAAGAATACAAGCAGAATCACCTTTCAACTCTTAAAAGCGGTGATAGAGTCATAAGGCTGTATAAAGCTAGAGTCCAAAATGAATTTCAAAATCTTCAACTCAAAGACATCAGCACGATAAGGCTCGAAAAATATAAAAACAAACTTCTCGCTGAAGGACTAACACCGGCAACGGCTACTCACTGCCTCGCTATCTTCAGATCTGTCTTCAAAAAAATGGTGTCATGGGGAAAGTACAAGGGACTAGTCCCAACAGATCAAATATCCATGCCCAAAAAAGATAACCGGCGTTTTCGTTTCCTGACAAAGAATGAAGCCGACGAACTTCTCACTGCTATTCGGATCAGAAGCGAGGATACCTACCTCATGTCACTGACCAGCCTTCATACCGGCATGCGCTTTGGTGAAGTGGCCAGCCTCCGAGCCGAACACGTTAGCTTAAAAGATGGAATGATTCGAATTGTCGATGGTAAAGGGGAAAGTTCCAGAACAGTGTTCATGACTACGGAGCTGCGCTACCAACTCAGTCAAAAACATATACAGCTTGGTAAACTAATTTTCCCCAATCGACATGGCGGAATACGCCCCATGGTGTCAAAGACCTTTCCGCGCGCAGTCAAGGCATTAGGATTGAATCAAGACAGAATGGACAAACGCGACCATGTGGTATTCCACACCTTGCGACATACCTTCGCTTCATGGCTGGTCCAAAATGGGACGCCATTATATACTGTTGGAGAGCTTCTGGGACACTCTTCCTTAGAAATGACTAAGCGATACTCTCACTTGGCCCCGGAGGTTTTGAAAGCGGCGGCGCGTTCTTTTGACAAAATAGTAGAGAATAAATGA